In a genomic window of Gossypium arboreum isolate Shixiya-1 chromosome 9, ASM2569848v2, whole genome shotgun sequence:
- the LOC108454787 gene encoding glucose-1-phosphate adenylyltransferase large subunit 1, chloroplastic isoform X2 — MQLRDLEMEKRDPRTVVAIILGGGAGTRLFPLTKRRAKPAVPIGGAYRLIDVPMSNCINSGINKVYILTQFNSASLNRHISRAYNFGNGINFGDGYVEILAATQTPGEAGKRWFQGTADAVRQFHWLFEDARSKEIEDVLILSGDHLYRMDYMDFVQNHRQSGADITISSLPIDDRRASDFGLMKIDNKGRILSFSEKPKGAELKAMAVDTTVLGLSKEEAEKKPYIASMGVYVFKKEILLNLLRWRFPTANDFGSEIIPASAKEFFIKAYLFNDYWEDIGTIRSFFEANLALTEHPPRFSFYDAAKPIFTSRRNLPPSKIDNCKVVDSIISHGSFLNNCFIEHSVVGIRSRINAGVHLKDTVMLGADFYETDAERAGLLSEEGVPVGIGENTKIKDCIIDKNARIGKNVVIANSEGVQEADRSSEGFYIRSGISVILKNSIIKDGFVI, encoded by the exons ATGCAGCTAAGGGATCTAGAGATGGAGAAAAGGGACCCAAGGACAGTTGTGGCTATTATTCTAGGAGGAGGAGCCGGTACTCGCCTTTTCCCGCTCACTAAGCGACGTGCAAAGCCGGCG GTTCCAATTGGAGGTGCATACAGGTTGATTGATGTTCCAATGAGCAACTGTATTAACAGTGGGATCAACAAAGTGTACATTCTCACCCAGTTTAACTCGGCTTCGCTTAACCGGCATATCTCTCGTGCTTACAACTTCGGCAATGGGATTAACTTCGGAGATGGATACGTCGAG ATATTGGCAGCCACACAAACTCCAGGAGAGGCCGGTAAGAGATGGTTCCAAGGGACTGCAGACGCAGTTCGACAATTTCACTGGCTGTTCGAG GATGCAAGAAGTAAGGAAATCGAAGACGTGCTGATTTTATCGGGGGACCACTTATATCGAATGGACTATATGGATTTTGTACAG AACCATAGGCAGAGCGGTGCAGACATTACCATTTCTAGCCTTCCAATAGATGATAG GCGTGCCTCGGACTTCGGTCTAATGAAGATAGACAATAAGGGAAGGATTCTTTCGTTCAGCGAAAAGCCCAAGGGAGCAGAATTGAAAGCAATG GCAGTAGATACCACAGTTCTAGGACTTTCAAAAGAAGAGGCCGAAAAGAAACCATATATTGCCTCTATGGGAGTATATGTTTTCAAGAAGGAGATCCTTTTAAACCTTTTGAG ATGGCGTTTTCCAACTGCAAATGACTTTGGATCAGAAATAATCCCTGCCTCAGCTAAAGAGTTCTTCATTAAG GCTTATCTCTTCAATGATTATTGGGAGGATATAGGTACTATCAGGTCTTTCTTTGAAGCAAACCTTGCCCTCACTGAGCAT CCACCAAGGTTTAGTTTCTATGATGCAGCAAAGCCAATATTTACATCAAGGAGAAACCTACCCCCATCAAAAATCGACAATTGCAAAGTTGTTGATTCAATCATATCCCATGGGAGTTTCTTAAATAATTGCTTTATAGAACACAGCGTTGTTGGTATTAGATCCCGAATCAACGCTGGCGTTCACCTAAAG GATACAGTGATGCTTGGGGCAGATTTTTATGAAACCGATGCAGAGAGAGCAGGTCTTTTATCCGAGGAAGGGGTTCCCGTTGGAATAGGAGAAAACACTAAAATcaa GGATTGTATCATTGATAAAAATGCCAGAATAGGGAAGAATGTAGTCATTGCCAACTCCGAG GGTGTACAAGAGGCTGATAGATCATCAGAAGGATTCTACATACGATCAGGAATCAGTGTGATATTAAAAAACTCGATAATTAAAGATGGATTTgttatataa
- the LOC128280488 gene encoding E3 ubiquitin-protein ligase RHF1A-like, whose translation MADFNSSPSPSAATACSLFEKPIALTAASCSSPASSIGGVLDDGVEDGCCICLEPFTVQDPTTVTSCRHEYHLQCILEWSQRSKECPICWQSFVLKDPARCITCLFPPLL comes from the exons ATGGCTGATTTCAATTCCTCTCCTTCACCTTCTGCTGCTACTGCTTGTTCTTTGTTCGAGAAGCCGATTGCGTTAACGGCAGCTTCATGTTCGTCGCCGGCGTCTTCTATCGGAGGAGTACTTGACGACGGTGTCGAAGACGGCTGCTGTATATGTCTCGAGCCTTTCACTGTACAAGACCCTACCACT gTTACTAGTTGCAGACACGAATATCACCTTCAGTGCATTCTTGAATG GTCTCAAAGAAGCAAAGAGTGTCCAATATGTTGGCAGTCATTTGTCCTGAAAGATCCTGCCAGGTGTATAACATGTTTATTTCCTCCTCTTCTCTGA
- the LOC108454787 gene encoding glucose-1-phosphate adenylyltransferase large subunit 3, chloroplastic/amyloplastic isoform X1 → MTVSADGRLSLSATGQLGTTLALARRRCSRLAKFSNGELMGKKVNMTPKCQRLCNKNVKSNICMSLTTNIAGEFKLRDLEMEKRDPRTVVAIILGGGAGTRLFPLTKRRAKPAVPIGGAYRLIDVPMSNCINSGINKVYILTQFNSASLNRHISRAYNFGNGINFGDGYVEILAATQTPGEAGKRWFQGTADAVRQFHWLFEDARSKEIEDVLILSGDHLYRMDYMDFVQNHRQSGADITISSLPIDDRRASDFGLMKIDNKGRILSFSEKPKGAELKAMAVDTTVLGLSKEEAEKKPYIASMGVYVFKKEILLNLLRWRFPTANDFGSEIIPASAKEFFIKAYLFNDYWEDIGTIRSFFEANLALTEHPPRFSFYDAAKPIFTSRRNLPPSKIDNCKVVDSIISHGSFLNNCFIEHSVVGIRSRINAGVHLKDTVMLGADFYETDAERAGLLSEEGVPVGIGENTKIKDCIIDKNARIGKNVVIANSEGVQEADRSSEGFYIRSGISVILKNSIIKDGFVI, encoded by the exons ATGACGGTGTCAGCCGATGGCCGGTTATCACTCTCAGCCACCGGCCAGCTAGGTACCACCTTGGCATTGGCTAGGAGGAGATGTAGTAGGCTTGCCAAGTTTTCGAATGGAGAGTTGATGGGGAAGAAGGTTAACATGACCCCAAAATGTCAAAGACTTTGTAATAAGAATGTGAAGTCAAATATTTGCATGTCACTTACTACTAACATAGCTGGGGAGTTTAAG CTAAGGGATCTAGAGATGGAGAAAAGGGACCCAAGGACAGTTGTGGCTATTATTCTAGGAGGAGGAGCCGGTACTCGCCTTTTCCCGCTCACTAAGCGACGTGCAAAGCCGGCG GTTCCAATTGGAGGTGCATACAGGTTGATTGATGTTCCAATGAGCAACTGTATTAACAGTGGGATCAACAAAGTGTACATTCTCACCCAGTTTAACTCGGCTTCGCTTAACCGGCATATCTCTCGTGCTTACAACTTCGGCAATGGGATTAACTTCGGAGATGGATACGTCGAG ATATTGGCAGCCACACAAACTCCAGGAGAGGCCGGTAAGAGATGGTTCCAAGGGACTGCAGACGCAGTTCGACAATTTCACTGGCTGTTCGAG GATGCAAGAAGTAAGGAAATCGAAGACGTGCTGATTTTATCGGGGGACCACTTATATCGAATGGACTATATGGATTTTGTACAG AACCATAGGCAGAGCGGTGCAGACATTACCATTTCTAGCCTTCCAATAGATGATAG GCGTGCCTCGGACTTCGGTCTAATGAAGATAGACAATAAGGGAAGGATTCTTTCGTTCAGCGAAAAGCCCAAGGGAGCAGAATTGAAAGCAATG GCAGTAGATACCACAGTTCTAGGACTTTCAAAAGAAGAGGCCGAAAAGAAACCATATATTGCCTCTATGGGAGTATATGTTTTCAAGAAGGAGATCCTTTTAAACCTTTTGAG ATGGCGTTTTCCAACTGCAAATGACTTTGGATCAGAAATAATCCCTGCCTCAGCTAAAGAGTTCTTCATTAAG GCTTATCTCTTCAATGATTATTGGGAGGATATAGGTACTATCAGGTCTTTCTTTGAAGCAAACCTTGCCCTCACTGAGCAT CCACCAAGGTTTAGTTTCTATGATGCAGCAAAGCCAATATTTACATCAAGGAGAAACCTACCCCCATCAAAAATCGACAATTGCAAAGTTGTTGATTCAATCATATCCCATGGGAGTTTCTTAAATAATTGCTTTATAGAACACAGCGTTGTTGGTATTAGATCCCGAATCAACGCTGGCGTTCACCTAAAG GATACAGTGATGCTTGGGGCAGATTTTTATGAAACCGATGCAGAGAGAGCAGGTCTTTTATCCGAGGAAGGGGTTCCCGTTGGAATAGGAGAAAACACTAAAATcaa GGATTGTATCATTGATAAAAATGCCAGAATAGGGAAGAATGTAGTCATTGCCAACTCCGAG GGTGTACAAGAGGCTGATAGATCATCAGAAGGATTCTACATACGATCAGGAATCAGTGTGATATTAAAAAACTCGATAATTAAAGATGGATTTgttatataa